A segment of the Filifactor alocis ATCC 35896 genome:
GTGATATGGGGAATATGGCATTTACCACTGGTTTTATTTTATTATTCCACACCGGAAAATTTCTTTTATGCTGTTACACACCAAATTATGTGTTGTATCTTTCTAAGTATTGTTTTTGCATATTTTTACGAAAAATCAGGCAGTCTATGGTGTGTTGTATCATTTCATTCTATAAATAATGCAATTGCGGGCATTGTGGCTGTGAAGCAAGGTGGAATTAAAGAGTTGTATTCCGGAGATTGGATGGATTTAGGAGTATCTTTCGCAGTTTTTGCATTTATAGCCATATTTTTTTTGAAAACGGATGTATTTACTGAGAAGAAGTTAAATTAAAAAGGAAAGATGTTTAGTGAATAAAATACTTGTTATTGTTGTTATGTTGTATCATAACATAGATAGATATTGGAGGATGGAATAGATAAGTCAATTTGAAAGTACAGTAAGAGTTCAATAATATATTCTGTAAAAGAAAACACCTCTTTTTTCATTGATGAAGAAGGAGGTGTTTTATAAAATAGTGGAAAATTTTTGAACTACATCAGCTTACATTATTTCTTATCTGCCGAAATAATAGGACTGTTTATTTATGTGTTACTTATGCTATATTTTTGATTCTATGAACTTTTTGTCCTTTTGATAAGAATGACATAAATGCTCCCAACAACAGATAGCAATAATAAGTAATTCCCCTAGTTAAGAGAAGTGCTCCGGCGAGTGTCTCTTTGGTGTAAATTCTTGAAAAAATGCGCAAAAATCCTGTTTCGGCAACTCCGATACCTCCAGGTAGAGGAAGTGATTCGAAGGTCATGATAAATACACCTTGGTAGGCAATCATTTTGATAAGACTGATATTTTCAACTCCAAATGCTTTTCCTATCCAATATGAAATAGAATAAAAGAGTGTGATTTGAAGAAGTATGATTGGTATGATTTCAAGAAAGATTTTAGGATTTTTTGCAATCCAGTCTGCACTTGTTTGATAGGAAACTAATGTTTTTTTGATAGTTTTTTCCAGTTTATCAACTTTTTTGTACTCATAGGATTTTAAGATGAGTACGATTCTGTCCATAATGTTATAGACAATATTTGCTGCAAAAATAAGCAGAAAGAAGATAGTTGCTAACAGAAATTGTATTAGCATTCCCACCTTGAATAAAGTGAGCATAATGCCGCTTTCTCCCAAAATATATCTGATATTTCCCAAGGTGAAGATAAATATGACAGCAATGACGCCGATATGATACATACTGTTATAAAGTAACATAATAAGAGAACTCTCAGAGACGGCGATTCCGTCTTTTTTCATATAGTAGATTTCGGATGGTTGTCCACCTGATGATCCAGGAGTAATAGATGAAAAATAGTAGTCAATCAGGCTGTATCGGAAGCATTGAACGACTGTTGCTTTGTATCCGAAAGCGTGCAAAAGTCTTTTCGTTGTGATGCTTTGACATAAGAAAAATAAAAACATTGTAAAAATGGCAATTAAAATATATTGTTGTTGTACATTTCTTATGATTTTGGGAATTTCATATAGTTCTTTCATCCCAAAGGAGTGATAGAATGTCAGAAGCAAAACAAAAAAAATCAGGATAATATTTTTTAGATACTTTTTATATTTTATGTCCAATTTGTATCACCGCATTTCTTGAAATATTCGTTTAGGGCTGAAATAGTGTTTTCAGGTGCTTTGGAAGAGCTATTCATCTTGTGGTTGGAATCGTGAAGGCATATGACTCCGCCTTTTTGTTTTTCTTTTTGCATTGCATCATAAATATCCTTCCAATCTTTATTTTCGTTCCAATCTCCTACGATACACGTCCATAGTTTCAAAGGCATATTCCATCTTTTGGAAATAAGTATCATGGATAGATTTACCCATCCGTGGGGTGGCCGATAGTAGGATGGTTTGATACCATGGTTTTCCAAGATTTGTTTGGATTTTTGCATATCTTTCTTTGTTTTCCATATTCCCCATAAAAACGGATGGGTATGATGGTAGCAATGAAGTCCGACATCATGACCTTCCTGATGTATTTTTTTGAGAATATCAGGGTATTTTTCAACTTTTTCAGCAATGACAAAGAAAATAGCCTTTGTATGGTGTTGTTTGAGAATATCTAAAATTTGTTCTGTATAAATAGGGTTAGGTCCATCATCAAAGGTCAGTTGCAACTCATTTTTTTGATAACGTTCTTTGTAGATGAACTTGTAATATACTGTTGGAAGGATGGAGTAACCACTCCATAAAAATGCCGGAATTAAGATTGTTTTTATTAACATTTTTGAACACTCTCTTCTAAAATGGTTTCTTCTAATACATTAGAATCAATACCGTTTTTTATCTTTCGGATATTGTATTTCATATCTTCTAAAAGATCGTCGTTCTCAACAATTTCCAAAATAAGATCAATATCTTTTTGACAGCGTTTCATTTTGGAAGGCAAAACATACCCGATTTCTTTATTGGAAATATATTCCGCATTGTGTACTTCTTGTTCAAGAAACGGTTTGAATACAATCATGGGAGTTTCGTTATAAATTGCTTCGAATGTAGTGATTCCGCCGGCTTTCGTAAGTAAAATATCTGAATTTTGCATCAGGTAATCTATGTTGTTTACATATCCCAGAATATTTAATGTGGGAAATTTATCAATTAATTTATGGTAGAGTTTTTTATTTTTGCCCGTTACAATCGTTACCTCAACATCAGGTAAGGAGGCTAATTTTTCGTAAAATTTCATTTTTTTAGGAAGGAGACCTAACCCGCCACCCATTACCAGAATGTTTTTTTTGTTATTTTTGTTTTTGCTTATTTCGAAATCAAATTTGTTTGATATGGGAATTCCTCCGATTTTGATTTTGTTAACATCTATTCCCAATTTTTGTAATTCTTTTTTTGTCACTTCATCGGCGATAATATATTTATCTGTGTTGAAATTAACCCATCCGTTGTGTGGTTTTACATCGGTAATCCATGTAATCAGAGGAATTTGGGAGCCTGTTTTCTCTTTATACAATGACATGAGCTGAGATGTGAAAGAATAAGTAGAAATCACAATATCAGGATTTTTGATTTCGATGAATCTTGAAAAATCATCAAGTAGAATTTTTGACATTATTTTTGTCAATGCCGGATTTTGATTGTTTTTGGTTATTTTTTTGTAAGCTAAATTGTATAGCAGGTTTCCTGATTCTACGATTATATTGTAACATTTGTAAAACAATTCGGTTTTATCATCGAATTTAATTTCGTATATGTCAACACATTCGACATCAGCAAGATAAAAGTCTT
Coding sequences within it:
- a CDS encoding lysylphosphatidylglycerol synthase transmembrane domain-containing protein, encoding MKELYEIPKIIRNVQQQYILIAIFTMFLFFLCQSITTKRLLHAFGYKATVVQCFRYSLIDYYFSSITPGSSGGQPSEIYYMKKDGIAVSESSLIMLLYNSMYHIGVIAVIFIFTLGNIRYILGESGIMLTLFKVGMLIQFLLATIFFLLIFAANIVYNIMDRIVLILKSYEYKKVDKLEKTIKKTLVSYQTSADWIAKNPKIFLEIIPIILLQITLFYSISYWIGKAFGVENISLIKMIAYQGVFIMTFESLPLPGGIGVAETGFLRIFSRIYTKETLAGALLLTRGITYYCYLLLGAFMSFLSKGQKVHRIKNIA
- a CDS encoding polysaccharide deacetylase family protein; protein product: MLIKTILIPAFLWSGYSILPTVYYKFIYKERYQKNELQLTFDDGPNPIYTEQILDILKQHHTKAIFFVIAEKVEKYPDILKKIHQEGHDVGLHCYHHTHPFLWGIWKTKKDMQKSKQILENHGIKPSYYRPPHGWVNLSMILISKRWNMPLKLWTCIVGDWNENKDWKDIYDAMQKEKQKGGVICLHDSNHKMNSSSKAPENTISALNEYFKKCGDTNWT
- a CDS encoding MGDG synthase family glycosyltransferase, whose amino-acid sequence is MKVLTLTAKCGMGHFQCAKAIEEQLKKDFYLADVECVDIYEIKFDDKTELFYKCYNIIVESGNLLYNLAYKKITKNNQNPALTKIMSKILLDDFSRFIEIKNPDIVISTYSFTSQLMSLYKEKTGSQIPLITWITDVKPHNGWVNFNTDKYIIADEVTKKELQKLGIDVNKIKIGGIPISNKFDFEISKNKNNKKNILVMGGGLGLLPKKMKFYEKLASLPDVEVTIVTGKNKKLYHKLIDKFPTLNILGYVNNIDYLMQNSDILLTKAGGITTFEAIYNETPMIVFKPFLEQEVHNAEYISNKEIGYVLPSKMKRCQKDIDLILEIVENDDLLEDMKYNIRKIKNGIDSNVLEETILEESVQKC